The segment TATGCCAACACCACACCATTTTGATCATTGTAGCTCTGTagagtctgaagtctgggaaggttatgcctccagcttcattctttttcttcagtattgctttggcaattctgaatCTTTTGTGAGTCTATCCAAATTTTAGAGTTATTTGTTCTAGTGCTGTGAAAAATGGCCtgagtattttgatagggatcacattaaatctatagattgctttgtatagtatggccatttaaaaatattaattcttccaatccaaaagcataggatatctttccatttctttaactcatctttaattttctttgtcaACATTTTctagttctcagcatataagtgTTTCACCTCTGAGGTCAtgtttattcccaagtattttttttttttttgtgattttaatgtgattttaaaagggatttttttaaactttccttttctgatatttcattgttagtgcaaagaaatgcaacagatttctgtatgttaatcttgtatcctgctaccatGTTGGATTCGTTTACCAGCTCTTGTAGTTTTTTTGctcatacacatttaaaaaaatgtcagttATGAGTCGGCTTACTAGCTGAAGTCTTTATGAAGTAGTTTTTCAGAGCAATAAGAATAAAGACAAACAGGCCCCCAGGCTGTGCTTTCAGGACCAGGGAGATAAGCTGACCCCTTTCCTGATATAAGGATCCCTAGTCCCATTCCTCCTCCTATTCCTGTAAGATCTCTAGCAAGTGCCATTGGCCAAGTCCTATGATgttggaagaaaggaaatgaatccTTCTTGGTGATCTAGAATGAATCATGGGCTTTGAGTGTTTTACCTTATCCTCACAATAATTTATggagttactttaaaaaaaggaataaaggcaGACATGCTagttgtctttaaaaaattgaaaatttctaCAAGCCCATAGTCTTTCATATGAAGTGCTTGGTCGAGATGTATTTCAAAAttcataatttcaaaaatttcatGAAAGTTATATgatacatatactgtatattacaCAACACCTGCTGCAGGACTGTGGTGGTAACCTGCAATAGACATTCATATTTTTGTAATTAAATGTATGAATAATCACGTTAAGattattaaatgttaaaaattaccCTTCTTAGTTTGGATTAACTTTTGCTGTCAAGTAAATTTGTGCTAAAAGTGCAAAATAATTTTCAGCTTTTGAAATCTTTTGGATTTTGGAATTGTGCATCAGGAAcccataaatcaatggaacagaatacagagcccaaaaataaacccatgcatttatggtcagttaatctatgacaaaagaggcaagagtGTACATGGAAAAAAGACActcttttcaataagtggtgctgggaaaactggacagctacaagtcaaagaatgaaattagaacactccctaacaccatatacaaaaataaactcaaaatggattaaagactgaaATGTAAGAAccaatactataaaactcctaaaggaaaccTTAGGCAGAAcagtctttgacataaatcacagcaatgtctttttttttttttttttttttttggatccgtCTCCTGGaataagggaaataaaagcaaacagaaacaaatggggcctaattaaacctaaaagcttttgcacagcagaggaaaccatgaacaaaatgaaaagacaacccacggagtgagagaaaatatttgcaatgatatgactgataaggggctaagattcaacatatataaacagctcatacaactcaacatcaaaaaaataaacaacccaattaaaaaatggcagaagaaTTGAATAGACagtttccaaagaagaaatgtagatgaccaacagacacatgaacagatgctcaaaattgctaaccatcagggaaacgcaaatcaaaaccacagtgagatatcacctcacatctgtcagaatggctatcatcgaaaagaacacaaatagcaaATATTGTCGAGGATGTTtaggaaagggaaccctcatacactgtgggtgggaatggaaattggtgcagctactgtggaaaagagtatggaggaTTCTAATGGTTTTTAAGCGCATGTGAATTACTGAGCAACTGACCAAAGAGACTTCCAGACACCAGTTTATAGGCTGAAAAGATGAAGCCACCCTCAGATCATAGATGACTAAGAAATATTGCTCACAGTGTGGACAGGGCATTCATGCTTGCATAGAGGAAAAGCAATGACAAACTTCTACATCAGAATTTTCCCTTTGGTTGGTCCTAAAATGGAAGGCAGGTGGTgccaaaaggaggaagaggaagaattgAGTAAGATTTTCAGTGTTTCCCTCTGTCAGGAGGATTGCTGAGCAGGGAGTCACAGTAAGTCTCAGAAGCAGTATTAACTTTATTGTGTTTTTCTATACTTAGTATCTCATTTCCTTCTCTAAGGTGAATCTCGTTTTAGTGAATAATTATTTACTCTTCAGTTTAATCCACCTTGCACTGATGTATCAGAGTTGATTTTCCATCAATCCTTTCAAGTATTTGTCAGTGTTGCATATATAAAGCACAATGCATGAACTGAAGAATATTTTTGGAGTTCAGCTTGTAGTATTGCAAGCTCAAAAATGAACAGAAAGCATGGAAAATATGCGGTGAATATTGAACACTCTGAAAACCAGGCAGTGAGTATTGTCGCTCTATtgtaatattttgcctatgttgcCATCTCACTTTCAGCGTTTAATAGCAATCTAATCTCTTTACTACAATGCAGTCAATGTCATAACTTTGCATtcttcttcaaaaagaaaagtagCTGTGTATTAATGTTTTTGCTTCAACTTTTCATGCTATATTCTGCTATGCTATACTTTGGAAGTTATTTCATATACTTACTTATATACAGCATTAGAAATGTTTCAATGACCccacaatataaaataaattcacttAACTTTCTGTGTTCACCATCATGTAAACATAAAGCTCCAATGGTATTTTGGTTTAGCTTTGAAGTTGTATTTTTACAATTTCATTCTTGTATTTCGTATATAATTTCTAAACCTGTCAGAACTCAGATTCCTAAGTATGTTGGAAATCCAGATACTAATCCTGGATATTCCCTTTTGACTTACAAAAGAAATCCTCTAAAAATGCCTCCTTTGTATGAAAATATGATCATTTTgtctattttgaaatattttgcacCAAGAATCAAGCCTTTACTATGTAGTTAGAAGTGGCCTCTTTAATAtcagaacaaagaataaaaatgcgctaaaaattaaaatggtgaGTTAAAATTCTTTGCCTGAACTGAAGAATAGATGAAATAGTTTGCCTTTGCAAGTTGGAGCTGTGGCAACTGGCCTGGATTCATCGCCTACAAAATAAGCCAAAGAAGATCAAATCCTGTTGTTCAACAAGTGTTAGTTAAATAACAGAATCTCTTGGAGGATTCCCGGTTTGCTGAGAGAAAAGgagtttgtccttttgtgtcacCATATACAGGACCCTCCTGACGCTGTTCTCTTTGTCACTTCTGACTTTGACATTCTATAATTGGATCTTCAGGATGCTAGAATattcagaccaaaaaaaaaaaaaatccctttagcCAAGTATTCATCATCTTGTTAGTGTCTCTAGATAACAACAAACTTGAAGATGTCTACAAATATTATCTTAAGTACTTTTTTTATGGTGTCTGTCTGGATAGCTGACACCATTTTAATTACCATGGATATTTAAAGCATagtagtaaaaatatttttctcttaagacCAAATTCAATAATAGAATTTAAGAATAACTTAAAGatcataaacaaaagaaaatccattttagtgttttgtttttctgttgggATTATATGAGAACTTAAGTTAATCCTTATGAAATTAGGGGGGAAATCTATAGAAATTTCTTTGGTAACTATTGCTAATGCTTCAGTTGCCCATGGCCACTATTAGCTAAGGCTGACTATCTCATTGAACATTACTCACAGCTCTCCAATTATTCCAATTTTGTGTGGGGACTTCACCTGTACAAGAGTCAGAGCAACCCTACCACAGGAAAAAGCTCACTTGGCTCagtgtttctctgaagttgaGCTTAGTTCACAGGTTCCCCACCCTTCACGTAAACGCCACATATCATCTTCCTTCTTTGAAAGGGTTGGGATTCCAACAGTGCCAGAAAATTCTGGAAAACTGGCCTGGCGAGTGAGTTTTACTTTGTTTACAAAGCACATTAAAACACCCAAGTTCATCAGCCACAGGTGAACTGAGTAATAACTAAAGCAATGGAACCAGCCCTTATGGAACTAAGCAAGGTTGTTATTAAAGGTAAGTCCAGTTTTGCTCAGATTTACCCAGTGGATAACACAGACTTTGTTTAATCTTATTCAATAAAACATAGagccattttctttatttctttgatataaCATTTATAGAAAAACCTAACTTAGTAAACTGTTTACGGCCAAGAGTATTCCAACTTATCTATATTTAATAAGAATTATTTATGTTTGGTATTATTGATGCTATTTCCCAGTGGACCAATGACTTTATACAATTCTAGTTTGATAGTTTTATGGAACTCACTGGTTGATGGGCCAGCCATTTTTACAGCTGTTTATTAATGGGTTATCAAATCAACATGATCAGAGACAACTAGTAGTTGTAGCATAGGAATAAAGACACGGACACTATGCGAACAATGATGATAGCCAGTACTCACTGAATGCTTGCTGTACGCCAGCAACCCTTTCATTaatctttaatcctcacagcaaatCTATGAGTGAGCAGTCTTAGTATCCCCTTTTTTGGAGATGCACAGAAAGTGGCAGAGATGCCCTCGCCTCACAGCCGGTAAGTTAGTGTTATTATCCTGAGAAGACCACCCCGCCCCAGCCAATGCTGTGCTACCTTTGAGATGTAACAAAATTTTTGTCCCAGATCCATAAATTCCTAAacttcctcctcttctattttcattttatcttgttctttttcctcttttaatacACCTCTTCCTCCAAATCTTACCTCTTTTCCTCAACAATATTTAgcaattattgtatttttaaattatatacaaaGCTGTTTTACATCCCTTTTATGTTAGCATATGAACTTTTATTGTTGTTGAGAACTGTTTTCATACTGCTCTATGCCCAATAGGAACCCAGCAAAGACATGTCACAAACCGCACAAAGATGTGTCTTCTGTGTCCTTGTCATGGGTTCGCAAGTTCCATTGCATAGAGCATAGTGTGGATTATGCAAAGGATTCTCTTTGTGTAAGAATTTTTCATTAACGTATCATCATAGTTTAGCACAATAATATGCTATATATAGCGTAGTAGAGTAGAAATTACACTGGCCTTAACCCTGGAAGGGCTGGGCTCTAGTTCTTGCTATTATGTCATTatgagataataatagtaataataataacttcaacatattttttgcTTCAATGTTCATTTCCAAAATGACCGTAACAGGTTGTACTTGATaagctccaagaactttttcagCTCTGACATTCTATTCCTTTTATGAATAGAGGCTTCCTATTATATGCTCCACCTACAGCAGCTCGGGACGTGAAAGTATTAAATACATGCTTGTAATATGATAGAGAAGATGGGACGATATACATTCTTGATCTGAAACATtggttaaaatattataaaaattagttaaaatggaatagaataatctgtctagattcttttttgtCTTCAGAGGATGAGAAAacatctatttctttaaaaagttttgttgttctttctttctaaaaagtCACACTCTTGTTTTTTTATGACtgatgaatttaattttagaaattcaaTACCACGGCTTCCTATTCACTTAATGCTTCATCTCTATAGCCAGTCACATGCTCAAATGACCAAGAAGCTCACAGCTCCGTGTGCTGGTGTCCACCTTCAAATGGCGTAACTGGTGATGTCCCTTCCAGCTTAACTGGGGTCTGCGTGAACCCGGGAGTCCTTGCACAGTCAGGATACCCACTCACAGACTTGTCCCATGCACAGGTAATGTTTGCTATAGCAGCTTTTACCCAGGTTGGGATGTGCTCAATATGGGTCTGTATTTGGTCTAATTTTTCCCAGAAAGTAATCATTTAATTCACCTACATTTATGTTAAGCATTTGCTGTATTCTCAGTATAATTATATGTCACTGTGAGGCAATTTACAAGAGGGAGGATATTTGATAACCTCTGTTTTCAATGAGGTAATATTCTAGCTGGGGACTCAGATATTCACATATATGAGAgaacatatatgaaaataaaaggaataaattaaagTACAAATGCAAGATTGGGAAGGGGTAGGGGAACAAATATGTCAGCAATATGGAGATTAATTCACACATTAGACTCTGATGAGAGACTGGGTCATATTTAAAACTTCAAGGATCCTAATCTATTGTGATCACCTTATTTTCTTAAGCTGTTCCAGCCTCTGAGCCTGTCTGTGACTCTGTAGCTCTCTTGATTCTGACTTCTGGGGCATATGACCTTGACATAGAACCCTGGCTCTGTTCTCCATATTTTCTCCACTGACTCTGAAGACTGGATCCAGCTCTCCTTGGTTCTTGATCTTTTCTGCTGGCTGAATTAACTACCTCGGGACTGCATCTCTACATCTTCAGCTCTAATATAGAAACTTGACATTgactataaattatttaattctgcTTAGCAGGCTGGGTTATCCTGACTCTGGATTTCTACCTTCCATTGCTTAACCTTGCTTTAGAGGTTCAGTAGAAAGAGTCTGAGCCTTGTTTCTTgattttggattaaaaaaaatataaactgttGATACTGTTACTAGgtcaatgtgaaaaaaataaatgaactaaaaaTGGATAGAGgtagaaaatgtttcttcttgtTTGCAAAGGTAGAAAGAGATTCATATCAATCATAGAATTGAAAGAGGTCTTAGATAACATCTAGTCTGGTAGTTTTTAACCCTAACTGTGTATTAGAATCACCCAGGGATTGTTTAAGAAATACAGACGGCTGAGCCCCACCACAGACTAATTAAATGAGAAactctgagggtggggcccaTGTATCAGTGTCTTTTAAAAGCTTCAGGTGAGTCTAATGTGCCACTAGTGATGAGAATGACTAATCTAGTCCCATTCAGGGACTAGATTGTCCCTGAATAATCAGGGAAAATGTTTAATAATCAGGGAAAATGTGACCGAGGAAATTGAAGAGATTTGCCAAAACTCGCATTGCTTGCTGGAAGTGGCCGAGACAGGAGGATAACATAGGTGTCCTATTGTCTGGTTATGTGCACTTTATTTCACTAAGCTgctcttttataatattttcttaaagcAGTATTGTAGACTCCTCCCAGATGTGCATAAACCTTTTTGCCACCTTCTTTTCTTGAGTGTCATTTGTAGAACCCAAGATCAAAGTAaagaagatgattttttttcccctggggctAACTTAGTCCTAGTGGTCCTCATTTTCCTGGCCGTGGTGACCCCTGTTCTCATTCTGCACCTGCCGCCTTGGAGCTGCTACCCTTTGCATGAAACCCTGGCCTTTGAACAAATACAGTGGCCCATATTTTGCGACATTTAGGACCTGCTTTAGTCTGTCCGAAAGGCACGAGTGTTGTGTCCATTCCTTGAGGGTCTTGCTCTCATCCAAGTGATAACAAAATAATCAATCATGTTGGacaaatgaaaatgtatataGGTTTCCAAGTACCAGGaactttttgtcttattttatccTCTCATCTTTCTTATTAGGTAGGTATTGTTATCCTtatgaaaaaactgaggtttagaaagaTAAAGTTGCCAAATGCTACACATCTAATCAGTGGCAGCGCGAGAGTTCAACTCCAAAGATGCTGAACTTCAAAGCTCTTGATCTTAAAACCTGCACTATACTGCATCTAATATATACGATTGTATATAcacgtacgtgtgtgtgtgtgtatgtatatatatatatatatatatatttttaccatGAAAGTGTTGTTCTGCTTATGTGAAAAGACAAAAGTCCCCATACTCAtcattggaaaataaaataaaagaatatgagaTTTTGGCAGATTTTGATTTATTCTAATGTTAGAGAAACCATGCAATTACTTCTATCTGGATAAAAACTTGGACTTTAAGCTTAACTTTCTTCAGAGACATAAATGGATTCAAGTTATGCTAATGCACTAGATTATAAATAACACAAAAGAGGTGACAAATCACGAACATTTTTGGTCattactgatatttttatttacgCTCTTCTTAGGTGAAGGAAAATTCCTGCAATAATGGGTCTCTGTGGAAAGTCTTTTTGGCTTGTCTCTTAGCCTGTGTGATAACAACAGCAATTGGAGTACTCATAATATGCCTGGTGAATAACGGGGGGAATGGCAGTCCTTCCATTGTTATCCAGGTACCAACTATGAGTAGGGAGCCTGCAGTTACCACTCCTGGAACAACCGCTACTACTTCTCAACCTACTGTGACCACCAGTTCAGCTGGACTGACGGCTACAACCACCTCAACAGAATCTACTACCTCTGCTGCATCCACTGAAAATATAGCCACAGCCACCACTTCCGCTGCACCTACAGCCCCCACCACTTCTAGTTAGCGTACAGCCACAGCAGCCACCACCGCCACTTCAAGTGAAACCACAGCTGCCCCCACTTCACCAGAACCCACAACTGCTACCACATTCATAACAGGATATTATTAGTAGATTACAGATTATAGATTAGTCTCAGCTGGCAACCAAAATAATCACGACTTCCTCCACCTCTCCCGCTGTTGCACAACTACGTTCACTTCAACTGGAGCTATAACCACTACATTCCCACTGCATCTACAATTACTGTGACTTCTGCGCAGCCTGCGGAACAGCGGCCCCCTCTCTCCTGTAATCTCCACGCGTGCATCTGAAGCTGTAACTACAGATGCCACCGTTATCACTTTGCTCTAATAGAACTACCCGAAATCATCAAAATGTTCTCTTCCACAGCAAGTCATCCTTTAGCTATTTTCGCTGCCAATTAATCTACAGCTATCTTCCCTCACTGGCTCTTTCCCCAAATTGTAGCTGACTCTTCAATAGCTTGAGTCCATGTCCACTGCCACTCCCACATTATACCTGTAGCAGCTACCATGATGCCACTGAAGACAGTGAATAATGGAATAGTTACCTTAATTTTCAGTGCATCGACACTTAGGACTTCTAAAACtattaaaactgtttttatttttaaataactgaacaCCTAAGCTGTAAGAGTCTTCTCTTGTTTCTGTAgttgaaaataatataattttatacagAAAAAGTAACCCAATTTGTTCATTTAGAAAGTCTTTAAGAAATTGTTGTATAAAATCTTATAGTAAAATTAGCaattttgatttttgtatgtATTGGTTTCAGTTCAGAGCATTGCATTCCTCTGTAGACAAATTAcacacataaaaaacaaattttatatgGGGGAGATTTAAATAAGTTTATGCagagaaaattttagaatttataattttttcctttatggtaaattttcttatgttttttcagtttttctttagaTTGTAATTACCTTTTAGGCAGCCATATTCTATTTGCATTAATAATACTGAAAGTGTATTTgaatctctattttaaaattaaatgattaattttctgcaatcttgtaaatcaactaatTAAAGTCATGTCTTAAGTCCCAACTATATGCTTAAGTACAGAAGATACAGAAGAAAATGCAGATTAAGCAGTAAATTCATTGATTTAGACTCAGTTAATTTTGAAATCTTCATAATTCTAGCAGATTTAAACTGTAATTGATGATACCCCAGATTTACTAAATCAAGATCTTTAGATTGGAAcatctatattttaatttaatttaaaataatttaaaaaactttacaGATGTTTTTAATGTCCAGGcaggtttgagaatcactggttcAAAGGTCATAATCTAGAATGACACTAGAGCAACACAAATTCTgactaaaagtattaaaaattgaATCATGTTCTAGGTATGCAAAAAACCCCGACACTTACAGACCTAGCTATGTACACAAAAAACTTACTTAACCAATTATATATATGATCAAGAGAGGAATGTTTCATTTACCAAatagtgaaaaaatattttcaagaaggTTTTAAATTAAAGCTTCTGTGAAAATTCTAAACCATTTGAAAAGTCTCAAGCTTGGACCTCAGTAGATActcattattaatttttactgATGGAGTTGTTTTAATTACATGTGCttggatatatttccattttagtaAATGCATTAGTTTAGATTTCTAATAATGCACAAAGGCGTTTCCTTTCCCCTTCACTGTTTTGATTAAGAATGTCTTATGAGTTATTTAAAACATCACTGATTGGACCATTTAATCTCTGATTTTGAATTACCATCTTCTAATTCTTTCATAGCTCTGCCATCAGAATGATAAATAATCTGAAGCTTACccatatttgtaaataaatacatatacagcTTATTTTATAAGGAATGATAAGATTTCTTTAGCCTGTAACATAATTGGTCCTTAAGAAATACACgttaaataaacagataaaagcTAGCTGACTTGTGCTACTTAAGATTCTACATGAGAATAGACCCTTTGTATTACTTGCTGTTGTTTCCATCTGGCATATGGTAGaccccaataaatatttatttcaaatttcaaatatttatatttgaaagataATTGTAAAGGTCTGATTCTGCAAGAGAAGAATACTTAGCTCTTAAATATTAGTATTAATAAGACACTTTAGCCCATTTTTGTTTAGAATGAatcatttcaattcttttaatttttttcacaagaCTTACTTTCTACCTTTTAGTAATGTACTTTATTTTCTGAGTGTTCACAGTTCCCATAAATCGAGAGTCATAAGTTCTCATTAGTACCTAATGAAGGCTTCATGTCACTGTTGATCCTTGGAAGAGGAACCAGGTGGGGGTGATGGATGGGGaagaaaaatagtaattattaATAAACTACTATATACCAGGCAAAGATTATAAGGAATTTTCACACATTTGGCTCATATTTATGTTTCCTATAATGTTGTTTTTACCACATGGTCAGTTTGTAATCCACCATACACTCTAGTCTTTCCTCTGTTCTAAAAATATCCACAACTGAAGAAATTTTTTATGTTGCATtattttccacaactaaagaaatttctatttgtttctctTCTCAGCATTAATGTATTTGCTGAACATTATTTGGAAGTTTTCTCTCTATTTTAACTATTTGGAGATGATCATCTTCGCTTGTCATTTCATCATTCCTAAAGCTGTCTGAAGGGAAGGGTGCAGTAGGGAGCTCTTGTCTTACACAAGCAGGAGGAACATCACTTTTACTCAAATATAAACCACTGGATTGTTTAATCTCATTTACCAGGCTTTATGCAGGTAAATGAAGTGTAGGTCAAATGATGTAATGACAGAGTATTCACTTTTCGAACTGTGACAACTTTTTATTTGGCAATGATGAGATGTGACCTCAGGTGCAATTTGGGGAGGGTAGAAAAACATGCAGATTCTACATTAACTGCCTGTGGAATGCACGTTATTCTCATGACCTAAAGCGCTGAATCTGGTGCTTCTACTGACATCCCCAATAATCTGTAAACGAGTAACGTTTCACAGGTGTCTTGGCTGTAAAGTCTGTGCTCTGACACCATGACTGGCTTCAGCTCTGTGCTAGAGATGAGGAAGATCTGGACACTGACCTCAAGGAACTTACACTCCAGTGGAAACcttaacacacatacatataatagaATTACTGCGTGGCTGAACATGCCTTTGAACCGAATTAGGAACTCTTCTGAACCTTCTTCATACCAACGGAGTTTGAAGTCAAAGTTTCTTTGGTTTGCATTTTTGCCCTTTTTCATGCATTGAttctatcattcattcatttcaacttATTCATGCAGCAAACATTTATTCCGTACCTACTGCATGTCAGGTTCTGGGAATATAGCAGCGAACAAGAAGAACGAGTTTGCAGCTACAGGAGTTCACGTTACAATAGGAGAAATAGGCAATAAATGTGCAGATGCATAAACAAAGAATAGTTTCCAGTAGTAACAAGTGCCAGAAGGTTGTTGAAAGTAGCAAGTGCCAGGAGTGAAGGCTGGGAATACTTTATATCAAGTTTTTTCAGCCTCAACACTGTCCATATTTGGGGTCATTTCATTCTTGTCCTGTACACTGTAGCatatttagcagcatctctgCCCTCTcgccactagatgccagtagcatctacCCCCTGATGTAACAACTCAAGATGTGTTCAGGCATCGCCAAATGTTGCCTGTGGGGCAGAGACAAAATTATCCATCTATTCGCTTAAGATGTTGTAGTTATGAAGATGGCATTTGGGTGAGAAGAACTCCAAATATTCAAATCAAGGCCCTACGCTGGGCTCTGAACCATCTTGGCTGCAGCCCTGAGAGGGGTATGATGTTTCTACTGGGGTCCCAGAGTCAGAGCTGGTCCCACATGGCAGTGCACTGAGGCACGTTTGCCCACCCACGCACTGGAGTTTCGTCCTCCAGTTCCTCACAGCAGGACAGCGGTAGGCTCATGACTCTTTTTGTCCTCCATTCcgattttctgttttcatatccTACTTTCCCCACCATCCTCTTACTGGGCCTGGAACCTTGCCCTAGTTTTGCTTCCATCCCGTTTTGTTCCCATCTCTGGGGATGGAATCCCCACTTCTGAACCTCAGCCTCCTAGCCTATGGCCCTGCTTTCCTTGGGCAGCCCCTGGCATGTGCTGCAGTCCTGAGCGCATGCTCTGGACACCTGCTAGGAGGCACTGCTCTCCTGGTCTGGTCCTTTTAGGATGGATAATTTGCCTGAGTCCTGCCCAGGGATGCCAGGAGCTGCTTGGGGACTGAGACTTGCCCCTTCCCAGGGGTAGCTGAGATTGTGCTCTCGTTCACAACTCTCAGCAGGTCCTTCCCGAGAAGGCAGGCCTAGTTTCTGGCCTAAGCACCTTTCTGGATTCTCCCACTAGTTACCTACTGAAACTTTATGTaccttttctgtatttctcattTCCTTGTCACTTATATCCAGATCTCATCATATGCTACTTTGAAAGTTTGTAGTAT is part of the Camelus bactrianus isolate YW-2024 breed Bactrian camel chromosome 30, ASM4877302v1, whole genome shotgun sequence genome and harbors:
- the LOC105073997 gene encoding dynactin-associated protein — its product is MNRKHGKYAVNIEHSENQAPVTCSNDQEAHSSVCWCPPSNGVTGDVPSSLTGVCVNPGVLAQSGYPLTDLSHAQVKENSCNNGSLWKVFLACLLACVITTAIGVLIICLVNNGGNGSPSIVIQVPTMSREPAVTTPGTTATTSQPTVTTSSAGLTATTTSTESTTSAASTENIATATTSAAPTAPTTSS